One Acetobacterium sp. KB-1 DNA segment encodes these proteins:
- a CDS encoding bh protein: protein MPTNHIEADLFCVICEKDTPHEIEYKNDQISQITCKECYIEISINQEFVNNHFKEDFVKRVLSKPTRMTAEMEADLSIFLKSLPSRVISKPFRVYKEYKEK, encoded by the coding sequence ATGCCAACAAATCATATCGAAGCTGATTTGTTTTGTGTAATCTGTGAGAAAGATACCCCTCATGAAATAGAGTATAAAAACGACCAAATTTCCCAGATTACCTGCAAAGAGTGTTATATCGAAATTTCGATTAACCAGGAGTTTGTCAATAATCATTTTAAAGAAGACTTTGTCAAACGCGTTTTATCAAAACCAACCCGAATGACGGCAGAGATGGAAGCTGATTTAAGCATTTTCTTAAAATCCTTACCCTCCCGGGTAATTTCAAAACCTTTTCGAGTGTACAAAGAATATAAGGAGAAATAG
- a CDS encoding HPr family phosphocarrier protein: protein MQIQEVTVLNETGIHARPASLFVKAAGKFKSDVFVIKADKEINAKSIVGVMAGGITQGTTVKIKAEGEDEVKAVAELVQMIKDRFDE from the coding sequence ATGCAAATACAAGAAGTAACGGTATTAAATGAAACAGGTATCCATGCCCGGCCGGCATCCCTATTTGTCAAGGCGGCCGGAAAATTTAAATCCGATGTGTTTGTGATCAAAGCAGACAAAGAGATTAACGCCAAAAGTATCGTCGGGGTTATGGCGGGGGGAATTACCCAGGGAACGACAGTTAAGATAAAAGCAGAAGGCGAAGACGAAGTAAAAGCAGTGGCGGAACTGGTGCAAATGATTAAGGATCGCTTTGATGAGTAG